GGGGCGGGGGAGCGCGCGGAGGAGGAGCTTGCGGAGGCGGCCATCCTCGAGGCGTATCTGCCGGCCCAGCTCGGAGACGCGGAGCTCGACGCCCTGATCGCCGAGGCGGCGAAGGAGGCCGGGGCCGCTTCGGTCCGAGACATGGGCAGGCTGATGCGCGTGCTGATGCCCCGCGTGGCCGGGCGTGCTGACGGAAAGAGGGTCAAGGAGCGGGCCGAGGCCTTTCTCGGCTGAGCCCTCGTTTTTTTGAGCTTGTAAAGAGTGCGGCGCGGTCCGCGCTCTTTTTTTTATGTTCTTTGTATCCGTTATGGTAAGCTATTGAAATAGCGCAAAGTTTCTAGGAAAGAGCTTGCGCCGAGGAAGGGAGGGCGTTGTTCGGGTGTACGACAGGATCGAGTCGGCGGCGCGCCGATACGCGGAAAAGGTGGTGGAATGGCGCCGGACCATCCATCGGGCCCCGGAGCTGAGCCAGCACGAGGAGCGGACCGCGGCCCTGGTGGCCGAGGTCCTGTCCGGCCTGGGGCTCGAGGTGCGGCCCCGGGTGGGGGGACA
The Fretibacterium sp. OH1220_COT-178 DNA segment above includes these coding regions:
- a CDS encoding GatB/YqeY domain-containing protein yields the protein MNLTERIAADLVAAMKERAERRLSVLRMLKAEFQRAQADKGRGAELTDDEAQALVRRLVKQRREAAEQFRAAGAGERAEEELAEAAILEAYLPAQLGDAELDALIAEAAKEAGAASVRDMGRLMRVLMPRVAGRADGKRVKERAEAFLG